A single window of Desulforegulaceae bacterium DNA harbors:
- a CDS encoding U32 family peptidase: MIRRKQEHKPEILAPAGNMESFFAAIAAGADAIYCSLKNFSARMEADNFSIEELSKLSQLARKKDVKLYLAINSVLKDSEIPKVGRMLVRVKRYVKPDALIINDPAIIAIANEVGIRSELHLSTLSALSLPSGLKIAQKNKISRVVLPREFSIDQIKLMADKKSGVDLEVFIHGSLCYAISGRCYWSSFMGGRSGLRGRCVQPCRRLYSQGSDKNSFFSCMDLGIDVLVKVLQEVPAVKTWKIEGRKKTPHYVYYTVWGYKSLRDQPMTAKEKKDAVKIFDEALGRPMTHYNFLPQRPYNPAGEKSETGSGKFLGRISRDSNSFFLNPREPLLRGDKVRVGYEGDAFHSVIYIPLSLPKGGKFVFRASDFKKIPPSKTPVFLIDRKEEELIKAINSLKAEYDEIEVSKTSPVSFSMPGKPVKKDKRKIYPKETFVKRCSKKGNLSIPGGFWIDEQFIENLPLNKKPFSPGQWFWIPPFIWPEKEQIYIDAIDLIIEKGGRNFVANGLWQAGLFKKIRDLNVWGGPFSNLTNTLAAEVMLKNGFKGAIVSPELSKEEFLSMPLNSNLPLGIITKGYFPYAISAVKADELKVEDLFFSPKKEGGFARKYDSLYWIYPSWEIDLTEFKTQLKKAGYSLFVEIKEDVPKEVLSERRKSSKLNWDLNLL; the protein is encoded by the coding sequence ATGATTAGAAGAAAACAGGAACACAAACCGGAGATTTTAGCTCCAGCCGGAAACATGGAGTCATTTTTTGCAGCCATTGCTGCAGGAGCTGACGCAATCTATTGTTCCTTAAAAAATTTTTCAGCAAGAATGGAAGCAGATAATTTTTCCATAGAAGAGCTTTCAAAACTTTCCCAACTTGCCAGAAAAAAAGATGTAAAGCTTTATCTTGCAATAAATTCAGTCCTAAAAGACTCTGAAATTCCCAAGGTTGGAAGAATGCTTGTCAGGGTAAAACGCTATGTAAAGCCAGATGCCTTAATAATCAATGATCCTGCAATTATAGCAATTGCAAATGAAGTTGGAATAAGAAGTGAGCTCCATCTTTCAACTCTTTCGGCCTTGTCTTTGCCTTCAGGCTTAAAAATTGCACAAAAAAATAAAATTTCAAGGGTGGTTTTGCCCAGGGAATTTTCAATAGATCAGATAAAACTCATGGCAGACAAAAAATCTGGGGTGGATCTTGAAGTCTTTATCCATGGTTCCCTTTGTTACGCAATTTCGGGAAGATGCTATTGGAGCAGTTTCATGGGAGGAAGAAGCGGGTTAAGGGGAAGATGTGTTCAGCCCTGCAGAAGGCTTTACTCCCAAGGCTCAGATAAAAACAGTTTTTTTTCATGTATGGATCTTGGAATTGATGTCCTTGTAAAGGTTTTGCAGGAAGTGCCTGCTGTAAAAACCTGGAAAATTGAGGGAAGGAAAAAAACTCCCCATTATGTTTATTACACTGTTTGGGGATATAAAAGTTTAAGGGATCAGCCAATGACTGCAAAAGAAAAAAAAGATGCAGTCAAAATTTTTGATGAAGCCCTTGGAAGACCAATGACTCATTATAATTTTTTGCCCCAGAGGCCCTATAATCCTGCCGGTGAAAAAAGTGAAACAGGTTCTGGTAAATTTTTGGGACGAATTTCAAGAGATTCCAATAGTTTTTTTCTTAATCCAAGAGAACCTCTTTTAAGGGGAGATAAAGTCAGGGTTGGTTATGAAGGAGATGCTTTTCATAGCGTTATTTACATTCCCCTTTCCCTTCCAAAGGGAGGAAAGTTTGTATTCAGGGCAAGTGATTTTAAAAAAATCCCCCCTTCAAAAACTCCTGTTTTTTTAATTGATAGAAAAGAAGAGGAATTAATAAAAGCTATAAATTCCTTAAAAGCTGAATATGATGAAATTGAAGTAAGCAAAACTTCTCCGGTTTCTTTTTCAATGCCTGGAAAACCTGTAAAAAAAGATAAAAGAAAAATTTATCCCAAAGAAACCTTTGTTAAAAGATGTTCAAAAAAGGGAAATCTTTCCATTCCAGGAGGTTTTTGGATAGATGAGCAGTTTATTGAAAATCTGCCATTAAACAAAAAGCCGTTTTCTCCTGGACAATGGTTTTGGATTCCCCCTTTTATCTGGCCTGAAAAAGAACAGATCTATATTGATGCAATAGATTTAATCATAGAAAAAGGCGGAAGAAATTTTGTTGCAAATGGTTTGTGGCAGGCAGGGCTTTTTAAAAAGATCAGGGATTTAAATGTCTGGGGAGGACCGTTTTCCAACCTGACAAATACCCTTGCAGCCGAAGTTATGTTGAAAAACGGGTTTAAAGGAGCAATTGTAAGTCCTGAGCTTAGCAAAGAGGAATTCCTTTCCATGCCTTTAAATTCAAACCTTCCTTTGGGTATAATAACCAAGGGTTATTTTCCTTATGCAATCTCTGCTGTAAAGGCTGATGAACTCAAGGTTGAAGATCTTTTTTTCAGCCCTAAAAAAGAGGGAGGATTTGCAAGAAAATATGATTCTCTTTATTGGATTTATCCTTCCTGGGAAATAGATCTTACAGAATTTAAAACTCAGCTTAAAAAGGCTGGATATTCCTTGTTTGTAGAAATAAAGGAAGATGTTCCAAAAGAGGTATTGTCTGAAAGAAGGAAAAGTTCAAAGCTTAATTGGGACTTAAATCTTTTATGA
- a CDS encoding DEAD/DEAH box helicase — MDSKKFGNKKVYNKNKRNDNIKFGKNKRFSKKSTSGPSKLKPGSDKKLKEVFKRIGVPGPTEFKADRFQQEAIDLVPIEDCIVTAPTGAGKTWIAEVAMEKIFKSGGKSWYASPLKALTNTLYKVFSQKFGEENVGILTGDRKELPDAPIIIGTTEILRNHLYDAMHEGRDIDTDYVIMDEAHYLGDEDRGVVWEEVLIYLPVRTPVLLLSATIENTDQIAGWMESIRKRECKVIKAQKRPVELYPLFIHPSGTLFPFFETLKEKGRPPVTRIYKKVRKYISNPQRPLLSLPGRLPPMGDLIKIFDKYNLLPSIFFLKSRADCDNSVEICGRNRLTTTKEQREKIIEKLDYMVEKHPHIKNHPQIKHVINSGVAAHHSGHLPPWKETVEELMTEGLLNAVFATSTVAAGVNFPARSVVLSNSDKFNGVEFLPLTPTELHQMTGRAGRRGMDNIGFVISLPGKFMDFKLLGKLFFQSPGPVLSKLKINFSMVLNLLLSHSPHQIEILIERSLASYQIKESVELKKDFRKRMEFLKKTGYVNENESLTSDGEWASQLRIDYPLIVAEGFRKELFPKSPVLLASIISCFVTDREYKDDFLFHRSIPKSLRKEYIKIKKEMESFFTDLQDNGFNVPKLYLTPAVLTYHWAMGVPWEDVSRLSEIAEGDLVRLFLRTADNLRHIKNLTKVFPEEAAGAAEAIELILREPVITD; from the coding sequence ATGGATAGCAAAAAATTTGGAAATAAAAAGGTTTATAATAAAAACAAAAGAAACGATAATATAAAATTTGGCAAAAACAAAAGGTTTTCAAAGAAAAGCACTTCAGGTCCTTCAAAACTCAAGCCGGGTTCAGACAAAAAATTAAAAGAGGTTTTCAAAAGAATAGGGGTTCCTGGGCCAACAGAATTTAAGGCAGACAGGTTTCAGCAGGAAGCAATAGATCTTGTTCCAATTGAAGACTGTATTGTTACAGCACCAACAGGTGCCGGAAAAACCTGGATTGCTGAAGTTGCCATGGAAAAAATTTTCAAGTCCGGGGGAAAATCCTGGTATGCATCTCCTTTAAAAGCCCTTACAAACACTTTGTATAAAGTTTTTTCTCAAAAATTCGGGGAAGAAAATGTTGGAATTTTAACCGGGGATAGAAAAGAACTTCCTGATGCTCCAATTATAATAGGTACTACAGAAATACTTAGAAACCACCTTTACGATGCAATGCATGAAGGCCGGGACATTGATACAGACTATGTAATAATGGACGAGGCCCATTATCTTGGAGATGAAGACAGGGGTGTTGTTTGGGAAGAGGTTTTAATTTATCTTCCTGTAAGAACTCCTGTTTTGCTTTTATCAGCTACAATTGAAAATACAGACCAAATTGCAGGATGGATGGAATCCATAAGAAAAAGGGAATGTAAGGTCATTAAAGCCCAAAAAAGGCCTGTTGAACTCTACCCTCTTTTTATTCATCCTTCAGGAACACTTTTTCCTTTTTTTGAAACTTTGAAAGAGAAAGGAAGGCCTCCTGTAACAAGAATTTATAAAAAGGTGAGAAAATATATTTCAAATCCCCAAAGACCGCTTTTATCTTTGCCAGGAAGACTGCCTCCCATGGGGGATCTCATAAAGATTTTTGACAAATACAATCTTCTTCCCTCAATATTTTTCCTTAAATCAAGGGCGGATTGTGACAACTCAGTTGAGATCTGCGGAAGAAACCGTCTTACAACTACAAAAGAACAAAGAGAAAAAATAATAGAAAAACTTGATTATATGGTGGAAAAACATCCCCATATAAAAAATCACCCACAAATTAAGCATGTTATAAACTCCGGAGTTGCTGCACATCACAGTGGTCATCTTCCCCCGTGGAAGGAAACAGTTGAAGAACTTATGACAGAAGGACTTTTAAATGCTGTTTTTGCAACTTCTACTGTGGCCGCAGGGGTAAATTTCCCAGCAAGAAGTGTGGTGCTTTCAAACTCAGACAAATTCAATGGAGTTGAGTTTCTTCCCCTTACCCCCACAGAACTTCACCAAATGACAGGCCGTGCGGGAAGAAGAGGAATGGACAATATTGGATTTGTGATTTCACTTCCCGGCAAATTTATGGACTTTAAGCTTCTTGGAAAACTTTTCTTTCAAAGTCCTGGACCTGTGTTGAGCAAACTTAAAATAAATTTTTCAATGGTATTAAACCTTCTTTTATCCCATTCCCCTCACCAGATTGAGATCTTAATTGAAAGATCCCTTGCTTCATATCAGATAAAAGAATCTGTTGAATTAAAAAAAGATTTTAGAAAAAGAATGGAATTTTTAAAAAAGACAGGATATGTGAATGAAAACGAAAGCCTTACCTCTGATGGTGAATGGGCTTCCCAGCTTAGAATAGATTATCCTCTTATAGTTGCAGAAGGTTTTAGAAAAGAGCTTTTCCCAAAATCCCCTGTTCTGCTTGCTTCAATTATTTCATGCTTTGTAACAGACAGGGAATATAAAGACGACTTTCTTTTCCATAGAAGCATTCCAAAATCCTTGAGAAAAGAATATATAAAAATAAAAAAAGAGATGGAATCTTTTTTTACAGATCTTCAGGATAATGGATTTAACGTTCCCAAACTCTATCTTACTCCTGCTGTGTTGACATATCACTGGGCAATGGGAGTTCCCTGGGAGGATGTGAGCAGATTAAGTGAAATTGCTGAAGGTGATCTTGTAAGACTGTTTCTTAGGACAGCTGACAATTTAAGACATATAAAAAATCTTACAAAGGTATTTCCTGAAGAAGCTGCTGGAGCAGCAGAAGCTATTGAACTGATTTTAAGGGAACCTGTTATAACAGATTAA
- a CDS encoding peptide chain release factor 3 translates to MGKKIEEEIKKRRTFGIISHPDAGKTTLTEKLLLFGGAIEQAGAIKARKSERHATSDWMAVEQQRGISVTTSVMKFNYNDYEINLLDTPGHKDFSEDTYRVLTAVDSALMIIDSGSGVEPQTEKLMEVCRMRNTPIITFINKLDRVGLEPLDLLSEIEDKLQIECTPLSWPIGMGKEFKGVYNLVDKSILLFRAGQDKRPEDVIGFDSISDKKLDEILGSQADRLRDDVELIEGAADPFDLELFLKGTQTPVFFGSALNNFGVQEILDALTKYAPPPYPRETYTRFVKPNEEDFTSFAFKIQANMDPQHRDRIAFMRVCSGKFTKGMKVIHHRIGKEITLANAITFMARERSHVEEAWPGDIIGIHNHGTIKIGDTFSLKEPLKFKGIPNFAPELFKRVVLKNPLKAKQLNKGLIQLSEEGAIQFFKPLIGNDIILGAVGELQFDVTIGRLKAEYNVDAVYEHVNYSVARWVEFENEKEAKEFERKNQSNLALDSEGYKTFLTTSEWQLGFIKEKWPKVKFLKTREHD, encoded by the coding sequence ATGGGTAAAAAAATAGAAGAAGAAATAAAAAAAAGAAGAACTTTTGGAATAATAAGTCATCCTGATGCTGGTAAAACTACACTTACTGAAAAACTCCTTTTATTTGGAGGTGCCATTGAACAGGCAGGGGCAATCAAGGCAAGAAAATCAGAAAGACATGCAACAAGCGACTGGATGGCAGTTGAACAGCAAAGAGGAATTTCTGTAACCACTTCTGTAATGAAATTTAATTACAATGATTATGAAATAAACCTTCTTGACACCCCTGGTCATAAAGATTTTTCAGAAGATACATACAGGGTTTTAACAGCAGTTGACTCCGCACTTATGATAATTGACAGCGGCAGCGGTGTTGAACCCCAGACTGAGAAACTAATGGAAGTGTGCAGAATGAGAAACACTCCCATAATCACATTTATAAACAAGCTTGACCGGGTTGGACTTGAGCCTTTAGATCTTCTTTCTGAAATTGAAGATAAACTCCAGATAGAATGCACTCCCCTTTCCTGGCCAATCGGGATGGGAAAAGAATTTAAAGGAGTATACAATCTTGTGGACAAATCAATCCTTCTTTTCCGTGCAGGACAGGATAAACGCCCTGAAGATGTGATTGGATTTGACTCAATTTCAGACAAAAAACTTGATGAGATTCTAGGCTCTCAGGCTGACAGGTTAAGGGATGATGTTGAACTTATAGAAGGAGCTGCTGATCCTTTTGATCTTGAACTTTTTTTAAAAGGAACCCAGACCCCTGTGTTTTTTGGATCAGCCTTAAACAACTTCGGAGTTCAAGAAATTCTTGACGCTCTTACCAAATATGCCCCTCCTCCTTATCCAAGGGAAACCTATACAAGATTTGTAAAACCCAATGAAGAGGATTTTACAAGTTTTGCTTTTAAAATTCAGGCAAATATGGATCCCCAGCACAGGGATAGAATTGCTTTTATGAGGGTATGTTCAGGAAAATTTACCAAAGGAATGAAGGTTATTCACCATAGAATCGGAAAAGAAATAACCCTGGCCAATGCAATAACTTTCATGGCAAGAGAAAGAAGCCATGTTGAAGAAGCCTGGCCCGGTGATATCATTGGTATCCACAACCATGGAACAATAAAAATTGGTGATACTTTCTCCCTTAAAGAACCCCTTAAGTTTAAAGGAATTCCAAACTTTGCACCTGAACTTTTTAAAAGAGTTGTCTTAAAAAATCCCCTAAAAGCAAAACAGCTTAATAAAGGGCTTATCCAACTTTCAGAAGAAGGTGCAATTCAGTTTTTCAAACCATTAATTGGAAATGATATAATTCTTGGAGCTGTTGGAGAACTTCAGTTTGATGTAACAATAGGAAGGCTTAAAGCCGAATACAATGTTGATGCTGTTTATGAGCATGTTAATTATTCAGTGGCCCGCTGGGTTGAATTTGAAAATGAAAAAGAAGCCAAAGAATTTGAAAGAAAAAATCAAAGCAATTTGGCCTTAGATTCCGAAGGATATAAAACATTTCTTACAACTTCAGAATGGCAGCTTGGATTTATAAAAGAAAAATGGCCAAAGGTTAAATTTCTTAAAACAAGAGAACATGATTGA
- a CDS encoding DUF3683 domain-containing protein codes for MTSTGYREIPYNYTSADDEQIVSRILGEDTWQILEGLRAQRVTGKSARLLMRFIGDMFILKRNPFVFQELIDSSKRRKEYFKKSGDELSLIEAAALNDDVFPVVKKCRKVLEDLKQEINQVNKKRKKALKVLGEIVKKENVYFDPFTLNSHATDATDWRMCLPWAVVRPYHEDQVPKLLKAVEELGMHVIPRGAGTGLTGGAVPLNETCIMINTEKLARINGIEQREFEGDNGEKKQMSVLKADAGVITDQAMKYAQEHDLVFATDPTSSWACTLGGNISENAGGKKAVLWGTCIDNVLDFKVAMPGGYFLFVERTDHRMRKIIHEDIVTFKVTNLSTNKSEEIKLLGSEIRKPGLWKDVTNKTLSGVPGLQKEGCDGIITSASFILYEDYKFKSTCCLEFFGESMDEASLVISELSKSFEDRTKETLMALEHFDDEYIKAINYKVKAPKTEIPKAVLLIDLVGNTPKELEAGKQKFYELLKNYKNTEIFFAADEKEADRFWADRKKFGAIAARTNAFKLNEDVVLPISSLADFARYVDEYNRNENRHSQKQVVTTLSGYIKSLQTKLENREWMDSKFPELEKIAGKTIENIDKASNKDLENEKFLSEFMEKLFKLFTGDSEIRDSIEKVKKETRDKQITIATHMHAGDGNNHVNIPVFSNDVEMMARAHKTADDIMEKTVSLGGVVSGEHGIGITKIKHMDKEEIKRLDEYRKKIDPKGIMNPKKLSDQSIDKKVFTPSFNLLGLEASILQYGSLKTLAEKISTCVRCCKCKPVCCVFYPYKNMFYHPRNKNLAIAAIIEAILYDAQRTHTGSKFNVLSYLEEIADYCTICHKCQPPCPVDIDTGEVTILEREILSSLKYKHTPIGTRAVLKYLKSSNQPLNKIFKNLVLKPGVKVQNFAKKGLDYIEGKLPVKIKNFEIDPLNNEFIKSRKTYLMLQSSATGPSKETIRDYLPSCSDNQAVIVNPPVKTDSSVFYFPGCGSERLFGTISMASLYILLKSGKRVILPPPYLCCGFPIKINAKTLDFSDIKLRNTIVFNQINEMLKYLNIDSCVVSCGTCMETLKKTEVEKIFDTKIKDVSLYALDNGLKDINLPRGIYHKPCHDSAEDNALGALNKISDGKTMMTDSCCSEAGTMSISRPDITNSMLIKKKHDLLYLKSNFSENKEPRVYTNCPSCIQGLSRNKDNGFEPVHLAEAIAEEIGGKDWKESLKQMCKSAETVNF; via the coding sequence ATGACAAGCACAGGATATAGAGAAATACCTTATAATTATACTTCAGCAGATGATGAACAAATTGTATCAAGAATCCTTGGAGAAGATACCTGGCAGATCCTTGAAGGGTTAAGAGCCCAAAGAGTTACAGGAAAATCAGCCAGGCTTCTTATGAGATTTATCGGAGATATGTTCATTCTTAAAAGAAATCCCTTTGTTTTTCAGGAGCTGATTGACTCTTCAAAAAGAAGAAAAGAATATTTTAAAAAAAGCGGAGATGAACTTTCATTAATTGAGGCTGCAGCTTTAAATGATGATGTTTTTCCTGTTGTAAAAAAATGCAGAAAAGTTCTTGAAGATCTTAAACAAGAAATAAACCAAGTTAATAAAAAAAGAAAAAAAGCTTTAAAAGTTCTTGGTGAAATTGTCAAAAAAGAAAATGTATATTTTGACCCTTTCACTTTAAACAGTCATGCCACAGATGCAACGGACTGGAGAATGTGTCTTCCCTGGGCTGTTGTCCGCCCCTATCACGAAGATCAGGTACCAAAACTTTTAAAAGCAGTTGAAGAACTTGGAATGCATGTAATCCCAAGAGGAGCAGGCACAGGTCTTACAGGAGGCGCAGTTCCTCTCAATGAAACCTGTATAATGATTAACACTGAAAAGCTTGCAAGAATAAACGGGATAGAACAAAGAGAATTTGAAGGCGATAACGGCGAAAAAAAACAAATGTCTGTTTTAAAAGCAGACGCTGGAGTTATCACAGACCAGGCCATGAAGTATGCCCAGGAACATGACCTTGTTTTTGCAACTGATCCCACAAGCTCCTGGGCCTGTACTCTTGGCGGAAATATAAGTGAAAACGCAGGCGGTAAAAAAGCTGTTCTATGGGGGACCTGTATAGACAATGTATTGGACTTTAAGGTTGCTATGCCAGGAGGTTATTTTCTTTTTGTGGAAAGAACAGACCATAGGATGAGAAAAATAATCCATGAGGACATAGTAACTTTTAAAGTTACCAATCTTTCAACAAACAAGTCAGAAGAAATTAAACTTCTTGGAAGTGAAATAAGAAAGCCAGGACTTTGGAAAGATGTTACAAACAAAACTCTTAGCGGAGTTCCAGGCCTTCAAAAAGAAGGATGCGACGGAATAATAACTTCTGCTTCTTTTATTCTTTATGAAGACTATAAATTCAAATCAACCTGCTGTCTTGAATTTTTCGGTGAAAGCATGGATGAAGCAAGTCTTGTAATTTCAGAGCTTTCAAAATCTTTTGAGGACAGAACAAAAGAAACCTTAATGGCTTTAGAACACTTTGATGACGAATATATAAAAGCCATTAATTACAAGGTTAAAGCCCCAAAAACTGAAATTCCAAAGGCAGTTCTTTTAATAGATCTTGTTGGGAATACTCCCAAAGAACTTGAAGCTGGAAAACAAAAATTTTACGAGCTGCTCAAAAACTATAAAAACACAGAAATCTTTTTTGCAGCAGATGAAAAAGAAGCTGATAGATTCTGGGCCGACAGAAAAAAATTCGGAGCTATTGCAGCTAGAACAAATGCTTTTAAACTCAATGAAGATGTGGTTCTTCCCATAAGTTCACTTGCTGATTTTGCAAGATATGTTGATGAATACAATAGAAATGAAAACAGGCACAGCCAAAAGCAGGTGGTAACCACTCTTTCAGGTTATATAAAAAGCCTTCAGACAAAGCTTGAAAACAGGGAATGGATGGATTCAAAGTTTCCTGAGCTTGAAAAAATTGCCGGTAAAACAATTGAAAACATTGACAAAGCATCAAACAAAGACCTTGAAAATGAAAAATTTCTTTCAGAATTTATGGAAAAACTTTTTAAACTTTTTACCGGGGACAGTGAAATAAGAGATTCCATTGAAAAAGTTAAAAAAGAAACAAGAGACAAACAAATTACAATTGCAACCCATATGCACGCAGGGGATGGAAACAATCATGTAAATATCCCTGTATTTTCAAATGATGTTGAAATGATGGCAAGAGCCCATAAAACTGCCGATGATATAATGGAAAAAACTGTTTCTCTTGGCGGTGTTGTCAGCGGTGAGCATGGAATTGGAATTACAAAAATCAAGCATATGGATAAGGAAGAAATTAAAAGGCTGGATGAATACAGAAAGAAAATAGACCCAAAAGGCATAATGAATCCAAAAAAACTTTCTGATCAATCTATAGACAAAAAAGTTTTTACCCCTTCATTTAATCTCCTTGGGCTTGAAGCTTCAATTTTACAATATGGTTCGCTTAAAACCCTTGCTGAAAAAATTTCAACTTGTGTCAGGTGCTGTAAATGCAAACCTGTATGCTGTGTTTTTTATCCTTACAAAAATATGTTTTATCATCCCAGGAATAAAAACCTTGCAATTGCGGCAATAATTGAAGCTATCTTATACGATGCCCAAAGAACCCACACAGGCTCTAAATTCAATGTTTTAAGTTATCTTGAAGAAATAGCTGATTATTGTACAATTTGTCATAAATGTCAGCCTCCCTGCCCTGTAGATATTGACACAGGCGAAGTTACAATACTTGAAAGAGAAATCCTTTCATCTTTAAAATACAAACATACTCCAATTGGAACCAGGGCTGTTTTGAAATATTTAAAATCAAGTAATCAGCCTTTGAACAAAATTTTTAAAAACCTTGTTTTAAAACCAGGGGTAAAAGTTCAAAATTTTGCAAAAAAAGGGCTGGATTATATTGAAGGTAAACTGCCTGTCAAAATTAAAAACTTTGAAATTGACCCGCTTAACAATGAATTTATAAAAAGCAGAAAAACATATTTAATGCTTCAATCATCTGCAACCGGCCCTTCAAAGGAAACAATCAGAGATTATCTGCCGTCCTGCTCTGACAACCAGGCTGTGATTGTAAATCCTCCTGTAAAAACTGATTCCAGCGTTTTTTATTTCCCGGGATGCGGCTCTGAAAGACTTTTTGGCACAATTTCAATGGCTTCTTTATATATTCTTTTGAAATCAGGAAAAAGGGTAATTCTTCCACCGCCTTATCTTTGCTGTGGATTCCCTATTAAGATTAATGCAAAAACCCTTGATTTCAGTGATATTAAATTAAGAAATACCATTGTTTTCAACCAGATAAATGAAATGCTCAAATATCTTAATATTGATTCCTGTGTTGTAAGTTGCGGAACCTGTATGGAAACTTTGAAAAAAACTGAGGTTGAAAAAATATTTGATACAAAAATCAAAGATGTAAGCCTTTATGCCCTGGATAATGGACTAAAAGATATTAATCTTCCCAGGGGTATTTATCATAAACCCTGCCATGATTCCGCTGAGGACAACGCCCTTGGAGCCTTAAATAAAATAAGTGATGGCAAAACCATGATGACAGATTCATGCTGTTCAGAAGCAGGCACAATGTCAATTTCAAGGCCTGATATTACAAACTCAATGCTTATAAAAAAGAAACATGACCTTTTGTATCTTAAAAGCAATTTTTCTGAAAACAAAGAGCCTAGAGTTTATACAAATTGCCCTTCCTGTATTCAGGGTTTATCCAGAAATAAAGACAATGGATTTGAGCCTGTTCACCTTGCTGAAGCAATTGCAGAAGAAATTGGAGGAAAAGACTGGAAAGAGTCTTTGAAGCAAATGTGTAAATCTGCAGAAACAGTTAATTTTTAA
- a CDS encoding class II aldolase/adducin family protein: protein MNKKEIGNEIIKYCLKMKKDGLTFGTGGNISVFLDNKIYITPSGIEYEELLAEDISELDENGNFLGKGKPPSSEKDFHSKIYKTRSDVKSIVHTHSVYASALGCLKKELPPIHYLVASAGKKVPVADYAGFGTKELGDNICSLILDTNAVFMANHGLVAVGKNLYQAYSTALHIEFASKVYLISLSYGKPFELDEVQIEDAVDKIANYLGR from the coding sequence ATGAATAAAAAAGAAATTGGAAATGAAATTATAAAATATTGTCTTAAAATGAAAAAAGACGGACTGACCTTTGGAACCGGCGGCAATATAAGTGTTTTTTTGGATAATAAAATTTATATAACTCCAAGCGGAATTGAATATGAAGAGCTTTTGGCTGAAGATATTTCAGAGCTTGATGAAAATGGTAATTTTCTTGGAAAAGGGAAACCGCCTTCTTCTGAAAAAGACTTTCATTCAAAAATTTATAAAACAAGATCAGATGTAAAAAGTATTGTCCACACCCACAGTGTTTATGCCTCTGCTCTTGGTTGTCTTAAAAAAGAACTTCCCCCAATTCATTATCTGGTTGCCTCAGCCGGAAAAAAAGTTCCTGTTGCTGATTATGCGGGGTTTGGAACCAAAGAGCTTGGTGATAACATTTGTTCTCTTATTTTGGATACCAATGCGGTTTTCATGGCAAATCATGGTCTTGTTGCTGTTGGGAAAAATCTTTACCAGGCTTATTCAACAGCACTTCATATTGAATTTGCTTCAAAAGTTTATTTGATTTCTCTTTCCTATGGTAAACCTTTTGAACTTGATGAAGTTCAAATTGAAGATGCTGTTGATAAAATAGCCAATTATCTTGGAAGATAA